In Hevea brasiliensis isolate MT/VB/25A 57/8 chromosome 13, ASM3005281v1, whole genome shotgun sequence, a single genomic region encodes these proteins:
- the LOC110639200 gene encoding uncharacterized protein LOC110639200, with translation MWGFASKAINRSVRLKNDLSKPSQAPSECSDDEPSLNSSREEGLECPICWESFNIVENVPYVLWCGHTLCKNCVLGLQRAMVKLPTLPIQLPCFISCPWCNLLSFRLVHNGHLRFPRKNYFLLWMVENMNGDRSKSYFSFHGDHQPVCSSNGNQATHTSNRRVPCSHPPEQSASNHGDGRLNIRYFNSLRFQLSIRKSFVFFVHLTAKFPLILIFLLIILYAIPASAAILALYILITFFFALPSFLILYFALPSLDWLVREIIT, from the coding sequence ATGTGGGGTTTTGCTTCTAAAGCCATTAATAGATCCGTCAGGTTGAAGAATGATCTTTCAAAGCCCAGTCAAGCTCCTTCAGAATGCTCAGATGATGAACCATCTTTAAACAGTAGCAGAGAAGAGGGACTGGAATGCCCCATATGCTGGGAATCTTTCAACATTGTTGAAAACGTGCCCTATGTTTTGTGGTGTGGCCACACCCTCTGTAAGAATTGTGTGCTAGGGCTGCAAAGAGCTATGGTGAAACTTCCTACCCTCCcaatccagcttccatgcttcattTCTTGTCCTTGGTGTAATCTATTATCTTTTAGATTGGTACACAATGGACATCTTAGGTTTCCTCGGAAGAACTACTTTCTACTCTGGATGGTTGAAAACATGAATGGTGATAGGTCAAAGTCCTATTTCTCCTTTCATGGTGATCACCAGCCTGTTTGTTCTTCAAACGGAAATCAAGCCACCCATACGAGCAACAGGCGAGTTCCATGTTCTCATCCCCCAGAACAATCAGCTTCTAACCATGGTGATGGTCGCCTTAACATTAGATACTTCAATTCTCTGAGATTTCAGTTATCCATTCGTAAGTCATTTGTTTTCTTTGTTCATTTGACAGCTAAGTTTCCATTGATTCTCATATTTCTTCTGATTATTTTATACGCAATACCGGCCAGTGCAGCCATCTTGGCACTCTACATCCTTATCACCTTTTTTTTTGCTCTCCCTTCTTTTCTCATCTTGTACTTTGCCTTACCCAGTCTGGATTGGTTGGTTAGAGAAATCATCACTTGA
- the LOC110639203 gene encoding uncharacterized protein LOC110639203, with product MTEEKIYAIPEHDPTPMIPASDSLLVIQESDSISLIPETYSASVVPESDTPVVLEGTEPKDGHVQRYSAGNIGIPYKSVKILSRYLAASTGSCHDYCKYGQRQDLETKTTSNSILETIMERQGEGQDMGKVLTLGERKKKLAVNYVSSRGSGIQNPDIPVISKKEVSSSGKKDTVLLKQRSLPVKEVDTRSRPVLLKSPSLPIKEHLSSKEYGEIQENKSSTKKETVLLKKRSLPVKEVDARLRPMLPKSPSLRIKEHLSGKEYGEIQENKEMGTSLVTSYGASSSREQTELGRANEMKNSVLDGKKVLAQATASSLYALHSVKKVFTRPIASLSPKRSEKRVSNMNTEKFKSLKGVSHLKDRSNVGKAESEQPSNESVPEKTSHVTELNTENKALTQHSDRSPSLSSFHRDKNLKHDQKRISPVQLSLPFAGKILRRTQCGIHVSRSPKFSESKSLRLNKRGIHVAGSSISSLSSSKSNHDGTFSEDPETSIDNIVNAKVEPRNKPRNRGVVKTKDTDSPARKLTFRKGKVLELPPVISSPRRLKFRRRNLIDSQIGKVEATESTIKNTEICVDEGDPNVGKSKSKKVVLKRKDVKGQKVEQNLLNDMIEETANKLAKSRKSKVKALVGAFETVISLQDPKPLSTVDAC from the coding sequence ATGACTGAGGAGAAAATTTATGCTATCCCAGAACATGATCCTACTCCAATGATCCCTGCGAGTGATTCTTTACTGGTGATTCAGGAGAGTGATTCTATCTCACTGATCCCAGAGACCTATTCTGCATCTGTGGTTCCTGAAAGTGATACCCCAGTTGTCTTGGAGGGTACTGAGCCCAAAGACGGTCATGTCCAAAGGTACTCTGCTGGGAATATTGGTATTCCCTACAAAAGTGTAAAGATTCTTTCCCGTTATCTTGCAGCTTCAACAGGTTCCTGCCATGATTATTGTAAATATGGACAAAGACAAGACCTTGAGACGAAGACAACAAGCAATTCTATATTGGAAACAATAATGGAAAGGCAAGGTGAAGGACAGGACATGGGAAAGGTTCTAACTTTaggagagagaaagaagaaaTTAGCAGTCAATTATGTGTCTTCTCGTGGTTCCGGGATCCAGAATCCTGATATTCCTGTTATCAGCAAGAAAGAAGTTTCTTCGTCAGGTAAGAAAGACACTGTCCTGTTAAAACAGCGTTCACTACCTGTCAAGGAAGTAGATACAAGGTCAAGGCCTGTGCTACTAAAATCACCTAGTCTCCCAATAAAAGAGCACTTAAGCAGTAAAGAATATGgtgaaattcaagaaaacaaatcaTCGACTAAGAAAGAAACTGTCCTGTTAAAAAAGCGTTCACTACCTGTCAAGGAAGTAGATGCAAGGTTAAGGCCTATGCTACCAAAATCACCTAGTCTCCGAATAAAAGAGCATTTAAGTGGTAAAGAATATGGTGAAATCCAAGAAAACAAAGAAATGGGTACTTCTTTGGTGACTTCATATGGAGCTTCAAGTAGTAGAGAACAAACAGAACTCGGAAGAGCTAATGAAATGAAGAACTCCGTATTGGATGGGAAAAAGGTTTTGGCACAAGCAACTGCTTCTTCTTTGTATGCCTTGCATTCTGTTAAGAAGGTTTTCACTCGACCAATTGCTTCTTTGTCTCCCAAACGTTCTGAAAAGAGAGTTTCAAATATGAATACTGAAAAATTCAAGAGCCTGAAAGGAGTTTCTCATTTGAAGGATCGGAGTAATGTTGGAAAAGCTGAATCTGAGCAACCCAGCAATGAGTCTGTGCCAGAGAAGACTTCGCATGTAACTGAATTGAATACTGAGAATAAAGCACTGACTCAACACAGTGATCGTTCTCCATCACTGTCCTCATTCCATAGGGACAAAAACTTGAAACATGATCAGAAAAGAATTTCCCCAGTTCAATTGTCTCTACCTTTTGCTGGGAAGATTTTGAGACGCACTCAGTGTGGAATCCATGTCAGTCGATCACCTAAATTTTCTGAGAGCAAAAGCTTGAGACTCAATAAAAGGGGAATTCATGTTGCTGGTTCATCCATTTCTTCTTTGTCATCCTCCAAGTCTAACCATGATGGTACCTTCTCTGAAGATCCTGAAACTAGCATCGATAATATAGTGAATGCAAAAGTGGAACCGAGGAACAAACCTAGAAATCGTGGAGTAGTTAAAACAAAAGATACAGATTCCCCAGCCAGAAAGCTAACTTTTAGGAAAGGAAAGGTACTTGAGCTTCCTCCTGTAATTAGTTCTCCAAGGAGACTCAAATTTAGGCGAAGAAACCTCATTGATAGCCAAATTGGGAAAGTTGAGGCTACAGAAAGTACCATTAAGAACACAGAAATTTGTGTTGATGAAGGCGACCCTAATGTTGGAAAATCGAAAAGCAAGAAAGTTGTTTTAAAACGCAAAGATGTTAAAGGACAGAAAGTTGAGCAGAATTTGTTGAATGACATGATTGAGGAGACGGCAAATAAGCTTGCTAAGAGCAGGAAGAGTAAGGTCAAGGCATTGGTTGGTGCTTTTGAAACAGTGATCTCTCTTCAGGATCCCAAACCATTATCAACAGTTGATGCATGTTGA